From Daucus carota subsp. sativus chromosome 6, DH1 v3.0, whole genome shotgun sequence, the proteins below share one genomic window:
- the LOC135147312 gene encoding uncharacterized protein LOC135147312, with amino-acid sequence MTARKRTPSSSPSIPTPEQPVPETTSSPPSSTPIIRPYKLGQVLKVSLIFIIPYLYLIFYHYSDNIEVDLKRSILINALLSFAGFLFTLSMIPVASRYVLRRNMFGYDINKKGTPQGSIKVPESLGIVVGIVFLVIAILFQYFNFTSDSVWLVEYNAALASICFMILLGFVDDVLDIPWRVKLVLPSVAALPLLMAYAGHTTIIIPKPIVSYVGFEILDLGWFYKLYMGLLAVFCTNSINIHAGINGLEVGQTVVIASAILVHNIMQIGASADPEYKQAHAFSIYLVQPLLATSLALLSYNWYPSSVFVGDTYTYFAGMTMAVVGILGHYSETLLIFFLPQVINFLLSLPQLAGYIPCPRHRLPRFDPQTGLLTGTNDGTLVNLSLRLFGRRSEKSLCILLLLLQVIGCCFCFMLRWILTGWYK; translated from the exons ATGACTGCTCGAAAACGAACTCCATCTTCATCTCCCTCAATCCCAACTCCCGAACAACCAGTCCCTGAAACGACGTCGTCTCCACCCTCTTCCACTCCGATCATCCGTCCGTACAAACTAGGTCAAGTCCTCAAAGTATctctcatcttcatcatcccTTACTTGTACCTCATATTCTACCATTACAGCGACAACATCGAGGTGGATCTGAAGAGATCTATTCTCATCAATGCGTTGCTTAGCTTCGCTGGCTTCTTGTTTACGCTGAGTATGATCCCCGTGGCTTCTCGTTACGTGCTGAGGCGTAATATGTTTGGTTATGATATTAATAAGAAAGGCACTCCTCAAGGCTCGATTAAAGT GCCTGAGTCTCTAGGGATTGTTGTTGGGATAGTTTTCTTAGTTATTGCTATCTTGTTTCAGTACTTTAACTTCACCTCGGATTCAGTT TGGCTAGTTGAATACAATGCAGCTTTAGCATCCATCTGTTTCATGATTCTGCTTGGTTTTGTGGATGATGTCCTTGATATTCCTTGGAGAGT GAAATTGGTGTTGCCATCCGTTGCTGCTCTTCCATTGTTGATGGCCTATGCTGGACATACAACTATAATTATACCAAAGCCAATTGTTTCATATGTTGGATTTGAGATCTTAGATCTAG GATGGTTTTATAAGTTATATATGGGACTCCTGGCTGTGTTTTGCACCAACTCCATCAATATCCATGCTGGTATAAATGGTCTGGAAGTTGGGCAGACAGTCGTTATTGCATCTGCT ATTTTGGTGCATAATATCATGCAAATCGGAGCATCGGCTGACCCTGAGTATAAACAAGCTCATGCATTCTCCATCTACCTTGTTCAACCATTGCTTGCTACTTCTCTGGCTTTGCTTTCTTACAACTG GTATCCTTCTTCAGTTTTTGTTGGTGATACCTACACATACTTTGCTGGAATGACAATGGCTGTGGTTGGAATTTTGGGCCATTATAG TGAAACATTGCTTATATTCTTCCTTCCTCAAGTCATTAATTTCCTCCTATCCCTCCCTCAG CTCGCTGGATATATTCCTTGCCCACGGCATCGGCTACCAAG ATTCGACCCTCAGACAGGACTACTTACTGGGACAAATGATGGGACTCTTGTGAACTTATCCTTGAGACTGTTTGGCAGGAGGTCAGAGAAGTCACTTTGCATCCTGCTACTACTTCTCCAG GTTATAGGCTGCTGCTTCTGCTTCATGTTGAGATGGATCCTCACTGGTTGGTACAAATAA